A region from the Leopardus geoffroyi isolate Oge1 chromosome E3, O.geoffroyi_Oge1_pat1.0, whole genome shotgun sequence genome encodes:
- the LOC123589814 gene encoding uncharacterized protein LOC123589814 — MSHHHPSPQTAFPVGTSVPSLCQLLGERDLGRSPASATSSGSPGRIWGLKAPVFQVPGLATRELPARAPRKPGEAAPGTCILAIPLVLRLAQPLFGAEPRFSQPSQEGSRPSRKTKDAAPKPERGRDKSAGWAEPGLKQQARPGGSRRVSAPPPALAAFPGPGRVFHSTVCLGEVGDVLGAQGAGCGHKSSCGTSFPSLTRRCSWPPWHPGLHWAPCSPRHGLGFPGAARGVKAGASPFAKEREQPRPVLCHRLPSPRLLDPEAARASLDLRLGGAGNKPSGGYLASAEQSRPRARSGTITSKWSLLFARDFGGDSRERGRPSPPRRHLPLTVPVTQLQRPRGRCRRWKVWKPRPGPKRSYCGSFAPS, encoded by the exons ATGAGCCACCACCACCCGTCTCCCCAAACCGCCTTCCCGGTGGGGACCTCAGTTCCCTCGCTGTGCCAGCTGCTTGGTGAAAGGGACCTCGGGCGTTCGCCGGCCTCTGCCACCAGCTCGGGAAGCCCTGGACGGATCTGGGGCTTAAAAGCGCCAGTTTTCCAGGTCCCGGGTCTGGCAACCAGGGAGCTCCCGGCCCGGGCACCGCGAAAACCCGGAGAGGCTGCGCCCGGGACATGCATTCTCGCCATCCCTCTGGTGCTGCGACTGGCTCAGCCACTATTCGGCGCCGAGCCGAGGTTCAGCCAGCCCAGCCAAGAGGGGTCCCGACCCTCCAGGAAGACCAAGGACGCGGCGCCCAAGCCCGAACGCGGCAGGGACAAGAGCGCTGggtgggcagagccagggctgAAGCAGCAGGCTCGGCCCGGAGGATCCCGGCGCGTCTCGGCTCCGCCTCCGGCCCTGGCCGCTTTCCCCGGCCCGGGTCGGGTCTTCCATTCCACTGTTTGTCTCGGAGAGGTCGGAGACGTGCTCGGTGCACAGGGGGCCGGATGCGGTCATAAATCTTCATGCGGGACCTCCTTCCCGTCGCTCACACGCCGGTGCTCCTGGCCGCCCTGGCATCCCGGGCTGCACTGGGCGCCCTGCTCTCCCCGCCATGGCCTGGGGTTCCCTGGAGCGGCGCGGGGAGTCAAGGCCGGAGCGTCCCCATTCGCCAAAGAGAGGGAACAGCCTCGCCCCGTTCTGTGCCACCGCCTTCCATCCCCGAGGTTGCTGGACCCTGAGGCTGCCCGGGCCTCACTGGATCTCCGCCTGGG AGGGGCGGGGAACAAGCCTTCTGGCGGGTACCTCGCATCAGCCGAGCAGAGCAGGCCACGCGCCAGATCAGGGACAATCACCTCCAAATGGTCTTTGCTCTTTGCTCGGGACTTCGGTGGGGACAGCCGAGAGAGGGGGAGGCCTTCACCCCCTCGTAGGCACCTCCCCCTCACCGTGCCAGTGACACAACTGCAACGGCCCCGGGGCAGATGCCGGAGGTGGAAGGTTTGGAAACCTCGGCCCGGCCCGAAACGATCTTACTGTGGGAGCTTCGCTCCTTCCTAG